In a genomic window of Roseiflexus castenholzii DSM 13941:
- a CDS encoding Cas10/Cmr2 second palm domain-containing protein, with the protein MRYLLAAEADKIQDFIFRSSRLREVVGASQLLTRFCRSVEDTVAKQYNGQVVVNDGGSFRVIFNDRNDAVAFGVDLAERYRLALGGSLTVAEPVAMNSDFRTANDEAGTKLRWAKSHRQGVVAEVHMPYVAFCESCGVGLAERRDRLAGRNASRHRYLCATCQIKATERDRGLREFLGGVYDPYAKEAAIPAHIEPDWPEDADAIAVFDLSKRNYVAYLVADGNGMGQLFGSCDQGQLQNLSQGLSTVLSESLAVPMIEFRKQVPAQATMMPMLPLILGGDDLFALIPASYALDIARRFCLEWEKRMQNLINKINLCNVPRPTIAAAVVICKRTYPYALAHRRAEAWLEDAKRQSKLLAARTNEHLSAVNFEVILGNRLAGMAEADGDQVIRRSLRPYWVAEHDLSEDALLRGIDLKHLLAQRYALKDLPRKRLAELRRCFAEVQTDIPVQQRTQNLERWTQHRLEWILERLSAVSRSAVVDALKVLGKPKNNGNGAHYWRSITRDNRDVVAHGMPDLLEVWEFAQELSHNPDDYEPQEDEA; encoded by the coding sequence ATGCGCTACCTCTTGGCTGCCGAGGCCGATAAGATTCAGGATTTCATCTTTCGCTCTTCGCGCTTGCGCGAAGTGGTCGGGGCGAGTCAGTTGCTGACTCGCTTCTGCCGTAGCGTCGAAGATACCGTGGCGAAGCAGTACAACGGTCAGGTTGTAGTCAATGACGGCGGTAGTTTCCGGGTGATCTTTAACGATCGAAATGACGCGGTTGCTTTCGGCGTCGATCTGGCTGAACGCTACCGGCTGGCGTTGGGTGGCAGCCTGACAGTTGCTGAGCCTGTAGCGATGAACAGTGATTTCCGCACGGCCAATGATGAAGCCGGTACAAAGTTGCGCTGGGCGAAGAGTCATCGGCAGGGAGTAGTAGCCGAAGTGCATATGCCGTATGTCGCATTCTGCGAGTCGTGTGGCGTGGGGTTGGCGGAACGGCGTGATCGGCTGGCGGGAAGGAACGCTTCCCGCCACAGGTATCTGTGTGCGACCTGTCAGATCAAAGCAACCGAGCGTGATCGTGGTCTGCGCGAATTCCTTGGTGGAGTGTACGATCCTTATGCTAAGGAAGCGGCAATTCCTGCCCACATTGAACCCGATTGGCCCGAAGACGCTGATGCTATTGCCGTTTTTGACCTGAGTAAACGAAACTACGTAGCCTATTTGGTGGCCGACGGCAACGGTATGGGTCAATTATTCGGCAGTTGTGACCAGGGGCAGCTCCAGAACCTTTCGCAAGGTCTATCAACGGTGCTGAGTGAGAGTCTGGCCGTTCCGATGATTGAGTTCCGCAAGCAAGTTCCGGCACAGGCGACGATGATGCCGATGCTTCCGCTCATTCTCGGTGGTGACGATCTCTTTGCGCTCATCCCGGCGTCGTATGCGCTCGATATTGCCCGTCGCTTCTGCCTCGAATGGGAAAAGCGCATGCAAAATCTGATAAATAAGATAAATCTGTGCAATGTGCCTCGCCCGACGATTGCCGCGGCAGTGGTGATTTGCAAGCGTACCTATCCGTATGCGCTGGCCCATCGCCGGGCCGAAGCTTGGCTGGAGGATGCCAAGCGCCAGAGCAAATTGCTGGCTGCCAGGACGAACGAGCATCTATCGGCGGTCAATTTCGAGGTCATTTTGGGCAATCGGTTGGCGGGTATGGCCGAGGCAGACGGTGATCAGGTCATCCGGCGCTCGTTACGTCCGTATTGGGTCGCAGAGCACGATCTCTCGGAAGACGCCTTGCTGCGCGGGATCGACCTCAAGCATCTGCTGGCGCAGCGCTATGCCCTGAAAGATCTTCCCCGGAAGCGTCTGGCCGAATTGCGCCGTTGTTTTGCCGAGGTGCAGACGGATATTCCTGTGCAGCAGCGTACCCAAAACTTAGAACGGTGGACGCAGCATCGGCTCGAATGGATTTTGGAGCGATTGAGTGCAGTTTCACGTTCGGCGGTAGTCGATGCGCTTAAGGTGCTGGGCAAGCCCAAGAACAACGGGAATGGCGCTCACTATTGGCGCAGTAT
- a CDS encoding CRISPR-associated ring nuclease, whose amino-acid sequence MTDAGATLVATLGGQPQIVTFALDALIAQGEIITDVYLIHLSLNNLRTRHALQRLQQEFLDDHYAGRRCRLRRVPLRANGSELTDIRAAADAEAAWQCIRDLIADLKREGRRLHLCLSGGRRMLALLAMSAAALLCDHQDRIWHMHTPEATLQRVKDSALMHVTPADGVQLIQAPLAPWGAYFPALRALAQTPMQAVETQLRRIVAVDEPQCRQVWERLTMRQRDVLCAFARGLRPDQVADALSISLSTVNTHKTAILAECRVAWELADDESLDYRFIRERFAMFIEGV is encoded by the coding sequence ATGACCGACGCCGGCGCCACGCTGGTGGCGACGCTGGGAGGGCAGCCGCAAATCGTGACCTTTGCCCTCGACGCTCTGATCGCGCAGGGTGAAATCATCACCGATGTCTACCTCATCCATTTGTCGCTCAACAACCTGCGCACGCGGCACGCATTGCAGCGCCTGCAACAGGAATTTCTCGACGATCACTATGCCGGACGGCGCTGCCGACTGCGCCGCGTCCCTCTTCGCGCGAACGGCTCGGAACTGACCGACATCCGCGCAGCAGCGGACGCCGAGGCGGCGTGGCAATGCATCCGCGACCTGATAGCCGACCTCAAACGTGAAGGGAGGCGGCTGCACCTCTGTCTCAGCGGCGGTCGGCGCATGCTGGCGCTGCTGGCGATGTCGGCGGCTGCGCTGCTCTGCGACCACCAGGACCGCATCTGGCACATGCACACGCCGGAAGCAACGTTGCAACGGGTCAAAGATAGTGCACTGATGCACGTGACACCTGCCGACGGCGTACAGTTGATTCAGGCGCCACTGGCGCCGTGGGGCGCCTATTTTCCGGCGTTGCGCGCCCTGGCGCAGACGCCAATGCAGGCGGTGGAGACGCAGTTGCGGCGCATTGTCGCCGTTGATGAGCCACAGTGTCGCCAGGTGTGGGAGCGGCTCACCATGCGCCAGCGCGACGTGCTGTGCGCCTTTGCCCGGGGGTTGCGCCCGGATCAGGTCGCCGATGCGTTGTCGATTTCGTTGAGCACCGTCAATACGCACAAAACTGCCATCCTGGCTGAGTGCCGTGTTGCATGGGAACTTGCGGACGACGAATCGCTCGACTATCGCTTTATCCGCGAGCGTTTTGCCATGTTTATAGAGGGAGTATAG
- a CDS encoding CRISPR-associated protein Csx3, with translation MNPFPAILIGGPPHSGKSVLTYLLTQELRRQRVEHYVLRACPDGEGDWSQEAPPETVRLLRQKGSFSANFVDRVCRDLAQRHLPLIVDAGGKPTRDQERIFDHCTHAVLISATVAGLTEWRERAERHGLAIIAELHSVLDGADRIDADAPVLRGQIGRLERHTGAVGPVALALAQRLKQVLSYTDVELKAYHLSHAPTELVIDIDHLARRIGLPERERRWQPDDLPFALNEVPDTALSIYGRGPNWLYAALALRAAPNTVFLFDPRLGWQPPVSLTCASSAAPDAVSWQITTTSEWTWIEMQPGMPYLDYHEIDGTTLPACDPQRGIVLSGKIPHWLTVGAALAYRHHPWLAIVQAQEYTNGIVVTSRVQEHRPGSLVALRGNWNPEHRSG, from the coding sequence GTGAACCCATTCCCTGCCATTCTCATCGGCGGTCCGCCGCATAGCGGCAAGTCGGTGCTGACATACCTTCTCACACAAGAGTTGCGCCGGCAGCGCGTGGAACATTACGTGTTGCGCGCCTGCCCCGACGGCGAAGGCGACTGGAGCCAGGAAGCGCCTCCCGAAACGGTGCGACTGCTGCGGCAGAAAGGATCGTTCAGCGCCAACTTTGTCGATCGGGTCTGCCGCGACTTAGCGCAACGCCATTTGCCGCTGATCGTCGATGCCGGCGGAAAACCGACGCGCGATCAGGAGCGCATCTTCGACCATTGCACCCATGCCGTCCTCATTTCCGCCACAGTCGCGGGGCTGACAGAATGGCGCGAGCGCGCCGAACGCCACGGGCTGGCGATTATCGCAGAACTCCATTCCGTCCTCGACGGCGCCGACCGCATCGACGCCGACGCGCCGGTGTTGCGCGGGCAGATCGGCAGGCTCGAACGTCATACCGGCGCCGTCGGACCTGTGGCGCTGGCGCTGGCACAGCGGTTGAAGCAGGTTTTGAGCTACACCGATGTTGAACTGAAAGCGTACCACCTGTCGCACGCCCCTACCGAACTGGTGATCGATATTGATCACCTCGCGCGCCGGATCGGATTGCCGGAACGCGAACGGCGCTGGCAACCCGATGATCTGCCATTCGCCCTCAATGAAGTGCCGGACACAGCCCTTTCCATCTACGGACGGGGACCGAACTGGTTGTACGCCGCGCTGGCGCTGCGCGCAGCGCCAAACACGGTCTTCCTGTTCGACCCCCGCCTGGGATGGCAACCTCCCGTTTCATTGACTTGCGCATCATCGGCGGCGCCTGATGCGGTTTCATGGCAGATCACCACAACCTCCGAATGGACCTGGATTGAGATGCAACCCGGAATGCCATACCTCGACTACCACGAAATCGACGGCACAACACTGCCGGCGTGCGACCCACAGCGCGGCATAGTGCTCAGCGGCAAGATTCCACACTGGTTGACCGTCGGCGCGGCGCTTGCCTACCGCCATCATCCGTGGCTGGCAATCGTCCAGGCGCAGGAATACACGAACGGCATTGTCGTCACAAGCAGGGTGCAGGAGCATCGTCCGGGATCGCTGGTTGCGCTTCGGGGCAACTGGAATCCAGAGCATCGTTCGGGGTAA